From Xylanibacter oryzae DSM 17970, a single genomic window includes:
- a CDS encoding type I phosphomannose isomerase catalytic subunit, giving the protein MKPLKFNPLLKQTIWGGNKIIPFKHLDSNMDKVGESWEISGLKGTESTVSEGEYCGMTINELLNKLKGKLIGEENYKHFKNEFPLLIKFIDARQDLSIQVHPNDEVAHNQGIDHGKTEMWYIMDSEPSAKLRIGLKKQITPAEYKIMVENGTICDAIAEYNVKEGDCFFLPAGRIHSIGVGCFLAEIQQTSDVTYRIYDFNRKDKDGNYRQLHTKEAAECIDFSVYPNYHTDYVPTKNRGTSLIQCQYFKTAVYDLQEDMTIDYSELDSFVILVCLKGEGKITDNEGNEIGLRAGETILIPATTNWIKVKGEIKFIETYV; this is encoded by the coding sequence ATGAAACCTTTAAAATTTAATCCGCTGCTCAAGCAAACAATATGGGGCGGTAACAAAATTATTCCTTTTAAGCATTTGGATTCCAACATGGATAAAGTTGGAGAGAGCTGGGAAATCTCAGGATTGAAAGGAACTGAAAGCACCGTGAGTGAGGGTGAATATTGTGGTATGACTATTAACGAACTATTGAATAAGTTGAAAGGGAAACTGATAGGTGAAGAAAACTACAAACATTTTAAGAACGAGTTCCCGTTGCTTATAAAGTTTATTGATGCACGTCAGGACTTGTCTATACAGGTACATCCTAATGATGAGGTGGCCCATAATCAAGGAATAGATCATGGCAAAACTGAAATGTGGTATATCATGGACTCAGAACCTTCGGCAAAATTACGCATCGGACTAAAAAAACAGATTACTCCAGCAGAATATAAAATTATGGTAGAGAATGGTACTATCTGCGATGCCATAGCTGAATATAATGTGAAAGAAGGAGACTGTTTCTTTCTGCCTGCCGGACGTATACACAGTATAGGAGTCGGATGTTTTCTTGCAGAGATACAACAGACAAGTGATGTTACTTATCGTATATACGACTTTAACAGAAAAGACAAAGATGGAAACTATCGACAACTGCATACAAAAGAGGCTGCAGAATGCATAGATTTCTCTGTATATCCAAACTATCATACTGATTATGTACCAACAAAGAACAGAGGTACATCACTTATACAGTGCCAGTACTTTAAAACAGCAGTCTACGATTTGCAGGAGGATATGACAATAGATTATTCAGAACTTGACAGTTTCGTAATTCTGGTATGCCTAAAAGGTGAGGGGAAAATAACAGATAATGAAGGGAACGAAATAGGACTTAGGGCAGGTGAAACAATACTTATACCTGCTACAACTAACTGGATAAAAGTAAAAGGAGAAATAAAATTTATTGAGACTTACGTGTAA
- a CDS encoding iron ABC transporter permease: MSKGSKYCIMLGIMIVILFAMNLIIGSVLIPLKDVANIIMGKGVENESWRFIILGSRLPQALTALLCGAALAVSGLMLQTAFKNPLADPSIFGINSGAGLGVALVMLLFGGSISAGSVSITGFAAIFMAAFVGAMLVTVVIFFFSSLVRNNMMLLIVGIMIGYISSAATSLLNFFATEEGVKSYMVWGLGNFGGVSMSQMPAFAAVTLFGLIVAVVLIKPLNALLLGERYAENLGINVVRVRNCLLVVTGLLSAITTAFCGPIAFIGLAVPHIARLLLTTENHRSLLPATILLGSVVALLCNILCTLPGDTGVIPLNAVTPMLGAPVIIYVIAKQKKK, from the coding sequence ATGAGTAAAGGATCTAAATATTGCATAATGCTTGGCATTATGATAGTAATTTTATTTGCCATGAATCTTATAATTGGGTCTGTGTTGATTCCATTAAAGGATGTGGCAAATATCATTATGGGCAAAGGTGTAGAAAACGAATCATGGCGATTTATAATATTAGGTTCACGCCTTCCTCAGGCACTTACAGCTTTGTTATGTGGTGCAGCTCTGGCCGTCAGTGGACTGATGTTGCAGACTGCATTCAAGAATCCTCTGGCAGATCCTTCAATATTCGGTATAAATAGTGGAGCCGGGTTAGGTGTCGCTCTGGTCATGTTACTATTTGGAGGTAGCATTTCAGCCGGAAGTGTTAGCATTACAGGATTCGCCGCAATATTTATGGCAGCCTTTGTCGGTGCAATGCTTGTAACTGTTGTAATATTCTTTTTCTCTTCTTTAGTACGTAATAACATGATGCTACTAATAGTAGGCATTATGATAGGTTATATATCATCCGCAGCCACGTCCTTACTAAACTTCTTTGCTACAGAAGAAGGTGTAAAATCGTATATGGTATGGGGTCTTGGCAACTTTGGCGGTGTGTCTATGTCACAGATGCCTGCATTTGCTGCTGTAACGCTATTTGGTCTTATCGTAGCAGTAGTGCTTATAAAACCTTTGAATGCTCTTCTGCTTGGTGAACGCTATGCAGAAAATTTAGGAATAAATGTGGTGCGTGTACGCAACTGTTTACTGGTAGTTACGGGATTGTTGTCAGCTATAACAACTGCTTTTTGCGGACCGATAGCTTTTATTGGATTGGCCGTACCCCATATAGCCCGATTGCTTCTTACTACAGAGAACCATCGCAGTCTTCTGCCTGCGACAATTCTTCTTGGCAGTGTTGTAGCTTTGCTCTGCAATATCCTATGTACATTACCAGGAGATACAGGTGTAATACCATTGAATGCTGTTACACCAATGCTTGGAGCTCCGGTAATTATATATGTTATAGCCAAACAAAAGAAAAAATAA
- a CDS encoding TonB-dependent receptor codes for MKYFAALALLCSVALQAAASNEPLDTIIGQVHHIQEVQVVSRHVEKNITSGTPTQFISADDLQKIGISNFSDAVKKFAGANVRDYGGIGGMKTVSVRNLGAQHTAVSYDGITVSNTQAGQIDIGRFSLDNVKMLSLSIGQNDDIMQTARHFASAGVLDIETIKPYFGDNQDYSIKLKVRGGSFGLVNLSLRYWQRLGKRLTMSVDGTCLRADGVYPFTLKNGMLKTHEKRYNSDIKSWNGETNFYYTFNDSSQLDTKIYYYYSQRGLPGVVVLYNSDANERLWDENFFAQSSYKKRLSDKWELRAHLKYDHSWNRYEDVNVKYTDNKQIDVDRQDEYYGSATIGWHPIHNLSISLAQDLAVNSLRNNINLSPNPLRFSSLTAMSAQLQLGRLALNGNLVNTYITESVSNGDKPDDRKRLSPSLSLSYRLLKDEALYVRTSYKSTFRVPTFNDLYYLRMGNTGLRPEKAREYGMGLTWSMRPFRCLYNFTVTVDGYYNDVTDKIVAFPSTYIWKMANFGKVHIHGLDATVSTGLRISRVISIDMAMAYTLQKAVDLTDESSAYYKSQLPYTPENSGNVSFIINNPFINVGYSLMGCGKRYSSVMNTDQYKLDSYFEHSVTLSHEFKFKSYSLSLNGVVHNITNKQYEIIKYYPMPGRNWEITGIFTF; via the coding sequence ATGAAATATTTCGCTGCCTTAGCGTTATTATGCTCAGTGGCTTTACAGGCTGCGGCAAGTAATGAACCTCTTGATACAATCATTGGGCAGGTGCATCATATTCAGGAAGTTCAGGTTGTATCAAGACATGTCGAAAAAAATATTACGTCAGGAACACCAACACAGTTTATAAGTGCTGATGATCTTCAGAAGATAGGTATATCCAACTTTTCAGATGCAGTAAAGAAGTTTGCCGGTGCTAATGTGCGTGATTATGGAGGTATTGGTGGAATGAAAACAGTATCGGTGAGAAATCTTGGTGCACAGCATACAGCAGTCAGCTATGATGGCATAACAGTAAGTAATACACAAGCAGGACAGATTGACATAGGTCGCTTTTCGCTGGATAATGTCAAAATGTTATCTCTTTCTATTGGGCAGAATGATGATATAATGCAGACAGCCAGACATTTTGCTTCGGCTGGAGTTTTGGATATAGAAACCATAAAACCATATTTTGGCGATAATCAGGATTACTCAATAAAATTAAAGGTCCGTGGAGGATCATTTGGATTGGTGAACCTATCTTTGCGCTATTGGCAACGGTTAGGCAAAAGATTAACGATGTCTGTAGATGGCACCTGTCTTCGGGCAGATGGTGTATATCCGTTTACATTGAAAAATGGTATGCTTAAGACACATGAGAAGCGTTATAACTCAGATATTAAATCATGGAATGGTGAGACCAACTTCTACTATACATTCAATGATAGTAGCCAATTAGACACAAAGATATACTACTATTATTCTCAACGTGGACTTCCCGGAGTAGTTGTACTATATAATTCTGATGCCAACGAAAGACTTTGGGACGAGAATTTCTTTGCTCAGTCAAGTTATAAGAAAAGATTATCCGATAAATGGGAACTGCGTGCTCACTTGAAGTATGACCATTCGTGGAACCGATACGAAGATGTCAATGTGAAGTATACCGATAACAAACAGATAGATGTGGATCGTCAGGATGAATATTATGGCTCTGCAACAATAGGATGGCATCCAATTCATAATTTGTCTATATCTCTGGCTCAGGATTTAGCTGTAAACAGTTTAAGAAATAACATAAATCTAAGTCCTAATCCATTAAGGTTCTCATCTTTAACCGCAATGTCGGCACAATTGCAATTAGGCAGACTTGCCTTGAACGGTAATCTTGTAAATACTTATATAACAGAATCTGTTAGTAACGGAGATAAACCGGATGACAGAAAACGACTATCCCCATCATTATCTTTATCATATCGTCTATTGAAAGATGAAGCCTTGTATGTAAGGACATCGTACAAAAGCACTTTCCGTGTACCCACATTCAACGACTTATATTATCTTAGGATGGGAAACACTGGTTTGCGTCCTGAAAAGGCCCGCGAATATGGAATGGGGTTAACTTGGAGTATGCGCCCATTTAGATGTTTGTACAACTTTACAGTAACTGTAGACGGATACTATAATGATGTTACAGATAAAATTGTAGCCTTCCCTTCTACATACATATGGAAAATGGCTAACTTTGGCAAAGTACATATTCATGGCTTGGATGCTACCGTGTCTACCGGTCTTCGCATATCCAGAGTTATAAGCATAGATATGGCTATGGCTTACACTTTACAGAAAGCAGTAGATCTTACAGACGAAAGTTCAGCTTATTATAAATCACAATTACCTTATACGCCTGAAAACAGCGGTAATGTATCATTCATTATCAATAATCCATTTATTAATGTAGGTTATTCGTTGATGGGTTGTGGAAAGCGTTATTCTTCTGTTATGAATACAGACCAGTATAAATTGGATTCTTACTTTGAACATTCGGTCACCTTGTCGCATGAATTTAAATTTAAGAGTTATAGTTTATCATTGAATGGTGTAGTACATAATATCACTAATAAACAGTATGAAATAATAAAGTATTATCCCATGCCAGGCCGCAATTGGGAGATTACGGGAATATTCACATTTTAA
- a CDS encoding ABC transporter substrate-binding protein, whose translation MKKSLFIAITIITIFASCGNKTAQGEGGDTLKLKYARLLTIVKHNGYTTVDIANPWYKGKVLHKYVLVPSDRKVPDDISHDGTVIRTPLKRSIVFTTVHCALIQNIGARSSIAGVCDLKYIKIPWIQQQCNLHKIADCGEGMGSNIEKIIDTKPDAILLSPFQNSGGYGKLEEIGVPLIECADYMEYSALGRAEWMKLYGLLYGCEQKADSLFNVVDSCYKAGKSYAGTLKSHPIVLMDKITGSVWYVPGGESTMGQIIKDAGGKYVFAGDKHSGSTALPFETVLAKAGNADVWLTRDGSPESLNKMLTENAAYAQFNAYKRKNVYSCNVEDSKFYEESPFRPDYLLQDFIRIFHPESNKQVELKYFYLVK comes from the coding sequence ATGAAAAAATCTTTATTCATAGCAATCACTATTATCACCATCTTTGCCTCGTGTGGAAATAAGACCGCACAGGGTGAGGGTGGTGATACTCTGAAACTGAAATATGCCCGTCTGCTCACTATTGTCAAACACAATGGTTATACAACAGTAGATATTGCTAATCCGTGGTATAAAGGTAAAGTGCTTCATAAATATGTATTGGTGCCATCAGATAGAAAAGTTCCAGATGATATTTCTCATGATGGTACGGTGATACGTACTCCGCTTAAACGTTCCATAGTTTTTACTACTGTACATTGTGCATTAATACAAAACATCGGCGCAAGAAGTTCTATTGCAGGCGTATGCGACTTGAAGTATATAAAGATACCTTGGATACAGCAGCAATGTAATCTGCATAAGATTGCCGACTGTGGTGAAGGCATGGGATCGAATATAGAAAAGATTATCGATACAAAACCAGACGCAATACTATTATCTCCATTTCAGAACAGTGGCGGATATGGCAAACTTGAAGAGATCGGAGTTCCGCTTATAGAGTGTGCTGACTATATGGAATATTCAGCTCTTGGCAGAGCCGAATGGATGAAATTGTATGGCTTGCTATATGGCTGTGAACAGAAAGCAGACTCTCTGTTTAATGTTGTTGACAGTTGTTATAAAGCAGGTAAATCTTATGCTGGTACGTTGAAGAGTCATCCTATTGTACTTATGGACAAGATAACAGGTTCTGTCTGGTACGTACCGGGTGGTGAGAGCACTATGGGACAGATTATAAAAGACGCAGGAGGCAAGTATGTTTTTGCCGGAGATAAACATAGCGGTAGTACAGCACTGCCATTTGAAACAGTCTTGGCCAAGGCCGGTAATGCGGATGTCTGGCTTACAAGGGACGGCAGTCCGGAATCATTAAACAAGATGCTTACAGAAAATGCCGCATACGCACAGTTTAATGCATACAAACGTAAAAATGTATATAGCTGTAATGTAGAAGATTCCAAATTCTATGAGGAGTCTCCTTTCCGTCCAGATTATCTTTTACAGGATTTTATCCGAATATTTCATCCTGAATCAAACAAGCAAGTAGAATTGAAATATTTCTATTTGGTAAAATAG